A DNA window from Ostrea edulis chromosome 5, xbOstEdul1.1, whole genome shotgun sequence contains the following coding sequences:
- the LOC125650517 gene encoding tetraspanin-3-like: MTGCTMTSKIGLLLIGLIFWSVAAGLCFIGGWVFNTYKHFDEIAEANFTLVPASIIIAVGVMMFLVGIVGCIAAFKENKCLLAVLFSFLLVILTALITSGALGYAFRSDVANAVESGLQKAVDSYHPNNIQQDQVDYLQRHLKCCGVSNASDWLNAKAWAPTANETVPESCCVAGINCTEERREMYNNPKYIYQKGCYEKLEHEFMSNLAYIAGTAIGLAVILILGMVCSCILLCRSKEVRYEALGGQYSGLRV, encoded by the exons AGTGTTGCTGCCGGGTTGTGCTTTATTGGAGGATGGGTCTTTAACACTTACAAACATTTTGATGAAATCGCAGAGGCCAACTTTACATTGGTTCCCGCCTCCATCATTATAGCAGTGGGGGTGATGATGTTCCTCGTGGGCATTGTAGGATGTATcgcagcattcaaggagaacaAGTGTCTACTGGCGGTG CTCTTTTCCTTCTTGTTGGTTATTCTCACAGCACTTATTACATCTGGAGCTCTTGGATATGCCTTCAGAAgtgat GTTGCTAATGCTGTCGAGAGTGGACTACAGAAAGCAGTTGATTCTTACCACCCAAATAACATACAACAAGACCAAGTGGACTACTTGCAAAGACAT CTGAAGTGTTGTGGTGTGAGCAATGCATCTGATTGGCTTAATGCTAAAGCTTGGGCTCCCACGGCCAACGAAACTGTCCCAGAAAGTTGCTGTGTTGCAGGCATCAACTGTACAGAAGAAAGGCGGGAAATGTACAATAATCCCAAATACATTTACCAAAAG GGATGTTATGAGAAGTTGGAGCATGAATTCATGTCCAATTTGGCCTACATTGCTGGAACAGCAATTGGGCTTGCAGTGATATTG ATCTTGGGTATGGTCTGCAGTTGCATACTATTATGTCGCTCCAAGGAGGTTCGTTATGAGGCACTGGGAGGACAATACTCCGGACTGCGTGTGTAG